The proteins below come from a single Edaphobacter acidisoli genomic window:
- a CDS encoding response regulator transcription factor, whose amino-acid sequence MDRVLLVDDDVQLCNLLAERLATEGFAIETVHDGARGLERALATEYALVVLDLMLPGMGGLDVLRRLRKVSPAPVLILTARGEDSDRILGLEMGADDYVPKPFNPRELIARIRAILRRTSRTEASAGPFAVGDIRIDPAIREAWLENAPLHLTSVEFALLEAFMRDPGRILSREQLTQAVLGRKLGPFDRVIDVHVSNLRKKLAAVQDSQRIKAVRGSGYLFVSRPNTKDADDAQPLP is encoded by the coding sequence ATGGACCGGGTTCTCCTCGTCGACGATGACGTTCAACTCTGCAACCTTCTGGCCGAACGTCTGGCCACCGAAGGCTTCGCCATCGAGACGGTGCACGACGGTGCACGCGGCCTGGAGCGCGCCCTCGCGACGGAATATGCCCTCGTCGTGCTCGATCTCATGTTGCCGGGCATGGGCGGCCTCGACGTGCTGCGCCGCCTGCGCAAAGTCTCGCCTGCTCCAGTGCTCATCCTCACCGCGCGCGGCGAAGACTCCGACCGCATTCTCGGCCTCGAGATGGGGGCCGACGACTATGTCCCCAAACCCTTTAACCCCCGCGAACTCATCGCCCGCATCCGTGCCATCCTGAGGCGAACCAGCCGCACCGAAGCCTCCGCCGGCCCCTTCGCCGTAGGTGATATCCGCATCGATCCAGCCATCCGCGAAGCCTGGTTAGAAAACGCGCCACTCCATCTGACCAGCGTCGAATTCGCCTTGCTTGAAGCATTCATGCGCGACCCCGGCCGCATCCTCTCCCGCGAGCAGCTCACCCAGGCGGTCCTCGGCAGAAAGCTCGGGCCTTTCGATCGAGTCATCGACGTTCACGTCAGCAATCTGCGCAAGAAGCTTGCCGCAGTGCAGGACAGCCAGCGGATCAAAGCCGTCCGAGGCAGCGGTTATCTCTTCGTTTCGCGACCCAACACAAAGGACGCCGATGATGCGCAACCTCTTCCTTAA
- a CDS encoding ATP-binding protein: protein MMRNLFLKIFAWFWATVIATGVALILTFIVEPRSVPSRWHASLIDTASYSGAIAVETAERDGPAAASVYLTQIDHATHMTACLFDAAGNVIAGSSCRSFQGMATHVQVSSKSDFNMKYGIARVAIRLSGPSGRDYIFATELPAGPRAALGINRDAVVLQWGIALLVSGLICSLLTRYLTSPILRLREMSQMLAAGDLSARAGPDLARRQDEIGDLVRDFNAMASRIEELVSRQRQLISDVSHELRSPLARLNVALDLGLQRKGNDPAFEHMQEDLKLLDEMIGRLLTIAKLDVSAPQVPMADVDLADLLSQITRNAEFESQEQNASITLTSAMPCIVHGSAELLHSAIENVVRNAMRYTDNGTSVEVSLTRETLPAGASVRLAVRDHGPGVPDSELQNIFRPFYRVTGARDRQSGGTGLGLAIADRVVRLHGGTIRAENAAPHGLKIEIVLPQPSIRSTH from the coding sequence ATGATGCGCAACCTCTTCCTTAAAATCTTCGCCTGGTTTTGGGCAACCGTCATCGCCACCGGCGTTGCGCTCATCCTCACCTTCATCGTCGAGCCTCGCAGTGTGCCTTCACGATGGCACGCATCACTCATCGACACCGCCAGCTACTCCGGCGCCATCGCAGTGGAAACAGCCGAGCGCGACGGCCCCGCCGCTGCATCCGTGTACCTCACTCAAATCGACCACGCGACGCACATGACGGCCTGTCTCTTCGACGCCGCGGGAAACGTCATTGCCGGAAGCAGCTGCCGCTCTTTCCAAGGTATGGCGACGCATGTGCAGGTCTCCAGCAAGTCGGACTTCAACATGAAGTACGGCATTGCGCGGGTCGCAATAAGGCTCAGCGGCCCCAGCGGACGCGATTACATCTTCGCAACCGAACTTCCCGCAGGCCCTCGCGCAGCCCTTGGCATCAACCGCGACGCGGTCGTTCTGCAGTGGGGCATCGCTCTTCTCGTCTCCGGACTCATCTGCTCACTCCTCACGCGCTATCTCACCTCGCCGATTCTGCGCCTCCGCGAAATGTCGCAGATGCTGGCTGCCGGTGATCTCAGCGCCCGCGCCGGCCCGGACCTCGCGCGACGCCAGGACGAAATCGGCGACCTCGTCCGCGATTTCAATGCAATGGCGTCCAGAATTGAAGAGCTCGTCTCGCGGCAACGTCAACTCATCTCCGATGTCTCTCACGAGCTCCGATCTCCGCTGGCGCGACTCAACGTCGCACTCGACCTGGGCCTCCAAAGGAAAGGCAACGATCCCGCCTTCGAGCACATGCAGGAAGACCTCAAGCTTCTCGACGAAATGATCGGACGATTGCTGACCATCGCGAAGCTCGATGTCTCTGCTCCGCAGGTCCCCATGGCCGATGTCGATCTCGCAGACCTTCTCTCACAGATCACCCGCAACGCCGAATTCGAGTCGCAGGAGCAGAACGCCAGCATCACTCTCACCTCGGCCATGCCCTGCATCGTGCACGGCAGCGCGGAGCTCCTGCACAGCGCCATCGAAAACGTCGTGCGCAATGCGATGCGTTACACGGACAACGGAACCTCCGTCGAAGTAAGCCTGACCCGCGAAACCTTACCCGCCGGAGCCAGTGTCCGCCTCGCCGTCCGCGACCACGGCCCAGGCGTACCCGACTCCGAACTGCAAAACATCTTCCGGCCGTTCTATCGCGTCACCGGCGCCCGCGACCGACAGTCAGGCGGCACCGGCCTCGGCCTGGCAATCGCCGACCGCGTCGTCCGTCTCCACGGAGGAACGATCCGCGCCGAAAACGCCGCACCTCACGGGCTAAAGATCGAAATCGTTCTTCCTCAGCCGTCCATCCGCTCGACCCATTGA
- a CDS encoding nuclear transport factor 2 family protein, translating to MDERQKKDCESEVRDHAIRVALDRHWAASDANDFETEHLIYLEDAVLEYPQSGERTRGRSNIQSQRASQPSKKRFSIRRIVGSGDLWVTEFVLTYDGKPSYTVSIMEFKGDKVARETQYFADPFVAPAFRAQWVERMDG from the coding sequence ATGGACGAGCGACAAAAGAAGGACTGCGAGTCGGAAGTGCGGGACCATGCAATCCGTGTGGCGTTGGATCGGCACTGGGCGGCGTCGGATGCTAATGATTTTGAAACGGAGCATCTCATCTATCTCGAAGATGCGGTGCTTGAATATCCGCAATCGGGCGAGCGAACGCGCGGTCGATCCAACATACAGAGTCAGCGGGCCAGTCAGCCGAGCAAGAAGCGGTTTTCTATCCGGCGCATCGTTGGAAGCGGTGATCTTTGGGTCACCGAATTTGTGCTGACCTATGACGGCAAGCCGTCGTACACGGTGAGCATTATGGAGTTCAAGGGCGATAAGGTTGCGCGGGAGACGCAGTACTTTGCGGACCCATTTGTGGCCCCTGCATTCCGCGCTCAATGGGTCGAGCGGATGGACGGCTGA
- a CDS encoding carboxylesterase/lipase family protein, with protein MIATQEDMMIRKSSPICLLLVCFFAQFAYAQAAAPKVKTTQGEAAGKWIHDGKEKAFFGLPYAAPPTGDLRWKAPEPPAKWSGVRDATKFGNRCEQWHVWDDYIFTDAGPSEDCLYLNVYEPAAAKRGGKLPVMVWIHGGGFLAGAGSEPRYTNPALVAKGVIVVTLNYRLNVFGFLASEDLAKEQGGHAGNYGLMDIVAALRWVKANIGAFGGDANNVTIFGESAGSFAVSALSVAPSARGLFQKEIGESGAFFGSVIPMTSASERAKRDQAFVTSLGATSLEELRAMPADKILDAAKKQRGIGFSAVVDGSFLPESLPDAYAAGREAHVPSIIGWNRDERAGVLSKGMTAEKWKAFAKEHYGDKADEFLAAFPGNIDEQAVRSADDFTTNGFIAMGAWRWVEGQSKTGQAPVYRYRFDRPAPAEPLHPTGKYAFHSTELEYVFGTLDVRHGATWQPADRKLSDEVITYWTNFARTGDPNGGGLPQWPRYDKEKMVIHLDDPITVTLDTTRAEFEFMANEPPLRR; from the coding sequence GTGATCGCGACCCAAGAGGACATGATGATCCGTAAAAGCTCGCCTATTTGCCTGCTTCTCGTTTGCTTCTTTGCCCAGTTTGCGTATGCACAAGCGGCTGCGCCCAAAGTGAAGACTACGCAGGGAGAAGCTGCGGGGAAGTGGATTCATGATGGAAAAGAGAAGGCTTTCTTTGGCTTGCCTTATGCTGCGCCGCCTACGGGCGATCTGCGGTGGAAGGCTCCTGAGCCGCCGGCGAAGTGGAGTGGTGTTCGCGACGCTACGAAGTTTGGCAATCGGTGCGAGCAATGGCATGTATGGGATGACTATATCTTTACGGACGCGGGGCCTTCGGAGGACTGTCTGTACCTGAATGTCTACGAACCTGCTGCGGCAAAGCGGGGTGGCAAACTTCCGGTGATGGTTTGGATTCATGGCGGCGGTTTTCTTGCGGGGGCTGGTTCGGAGCCGCGCTATACCAATCCCGCGCTGGTGGCGAAAGGCGTGATCGTTGTGACGCTGAATTATCGCTTGAATGTCTTTGGCTTTCTCGCCAGTGAAGACCTGGCCAAAGAACAAGGCGGGCATGCGGGCAACTATGGCTTGATGGATATTGTTGCCGCGCTGCGGTGGGTGAAGGCCAACATTGGGGCCTTTGGAGGTGATGCGAATAATGTCACCATCTTTGGAGAAAGCGCGGGCTCGTTTGCTGTGAGCGCGCTGAGTGTTGCGCCCTCGGCGCGTGGGCTGTTTCAGAAGGAGATTGGAGAAAGCGGGGCTTTTTTCGGCAGCGTCATTCCGATGACCTCGGCCAGTGAACGCGCGAAGCGGGATCAGGCGTTTGTGACTTCGCTGGGCGCTACCAGCCTGGAAGAGTTGCGCGCGATGCCGGCCGATAAAATTCTCGACGCTGCGAAGAAGCAGCGAGGGATTGGATTCTCGGCTGTAGTCGATGGGTCGTTTCTGCCGGAGTCTCTGCCGGATGCTTATGCTGCCGGTCGCGAAGCGCATGTGCCGTCCATCATCGGCTGGAACCGCGATGAGCGCGCTGGTGTGCTTTCGAAGGGAATGACCGCTGAAAAATGGAAGGCCTTCGCCAAAGAGCACTATGGCGATAAGGCTGACGAGTTCCTTGCAGCTTTTCCGGGGAATATCGATGAGCAGGCTGTGCGCTCTGCGGATGACTTCACGACTAACGGCTTCATTGCGATGGGTGCGTGGAGGTGGGTGGAGGGCCAGAGCAAGACGGGGCAGGCTCCGGTCTATCGTTATCGGTTCGATCGTCCCGCGCCGGCAGAGCCGCTTCACCCCACGGGCAAGTATGCGTTTCACTCGACTGAGTTGGAGTATGTGTTTGGGACACTCGATGTTCGTCATGGAGCTACATGGCAACCGGCTGACCGCAAGCTAAGCGATGAGGTCATCACCTATTGGACTAACTTCGCGCGGACGGGCGATCCCAACGGTGGTGGTTTGCCGCAGTGGCCGCGTTATGACAAGGAGAAGATGGTGATTCATCTCGATGATCCGATTACGGTCACACTGGACACGACTCGTGCCGAGTTTGAATTTATGGCGAATGAGCCGCCGCTGAGACGCTAG
- a CDS encoding VOC family protein encodes MLNNKSIQRATVIPVLAYSNVHQAAAWLSAAFGFTVRLRIGDHRVQLNVGDGALTVRELRANEFNAPLGVGCSITIRVDDADAHCAHARAHGAQITQEPTTHPYGERQYNATDFAGYAWTFSQSVADVHPQDWGGTAENL; translated from the coding sequence ATGCTCAACAACAAGTCCATCCAACGCGCCACCGTCATACCCGTCCTCGCCTACTCCAACGTCCACCAGGCAGCCGCATGGCTCTCTGCCGCCTTCGGATTCACCGTGCGTCTCCGCATCGGCGATCACCGCGTGCAACTCAACGTCGGCGACGGTGCCCTCACCGTGCGCGAGCTCCGCGCCAACGAGTTCAATGCCCCACTCGGCGTCGGCTGCTCCATCACCATCCGCGTCGACGACGCCGACGCCCACTGCGCCCACGCCCGCGCCCACGGAGCGCAAATCACACAGGAACCCACCACCCACCCTTACGGCGAGCGCCAATACAACGCAACCGACTTCGCCGGATACGCCTGGACCTTCTCCCAATCCGTAGCCGACGTCCATCCCCAGGACTGGGGCGGCACCGCAGAAAATCTATAG
- the cyaY gene encoding iron donor protein CyaY, which produces MHEETTESRREVPEHFRCHHIFIDGHRCGSPALRNQQHCYYHHESRKPAPNPQARYARRHGLSIPEPRTRADIQNALGKVLTSVAFNDIDPRRAGLILFGLQIASVNITRSRRPQPQIEPAPEPAKIEPPTEAEETASTDEAFPPQLHPITRTTAAGLIESLAKHLNVEPDTHEVIPAIHATESRLNHHHPKTLHTSTRVGPHTPQNDASGYTRPMIDEATFRRVSDQALESLKQSIIAAEDDDPGFEFEDNNGVMNIVFENGSSKFVITPNTPIRQIWISAQATSFKLEWNESANAFTLPRTGEALKPLTQRLLREHLGDDAITLP; this is translated from the coding sequence ATGCACGAAGAGACCACCGAATCCCGCCGCGAAGTCCCCGAACACTTCCGCTGCCACCACATCTTCATCGACGGACACCGCTGCGGCAGCCCCGCCCTGCGCAACCAGCAGCACTGCTACTATCACCACGAGTCCCGCAAGCCCGCTCCCAACCCCCAGGCCCGCTACGCTCGCCGCCACGGCCTCTCCATCCCCGAGCCGCGCACCCGCGCCGACATCCAGAACGCCCTCGGCAAAGTCCTCACCTCCGTCGCCTTCAACGACATCGACCCGCGCCGCGCCGGACTCATCCTCTTCGGCCTCCAGATCGCCTCCGTCAACATCACCCGCAGCCGCCGCCCACAACCACAGATCGAACCCGCACCCGAGCCGGCAAAAATAGAACCTCCAACCGAAGCAGAAGAAACCGCATCCACCGACGAAGCCTTCCCACCCCAACTCCACCCCATCACCCGCACCACCGCCGCAGGACTCATCGAATCCCTCGCCAAACACCTCAACGTCGAACCCGACACACACGAAGTCATCCCAGCCATCCATGCAACCGAGTCCAGACTTAACCACCATCACCCGAAGACTTTGCACACTTCCACCCGGGTAGGCCCCCACACACCGCAAAACGACGCCTCCGGCTACACTAGACCCATGATCGATGAAGCAACCTTCCGCCGCGTCTCCGACCAGGCTCTCGAGTCCCTCAAGCAATCCATCATCGCCGCCGAAGACGACGACCCCGGCTTCGAGTTCGAAGACAACAACGGCGTCATGAACATCGTCTTCGAGAACGGCTCCAGCAAGTTCGTCATCACCCCCAACACCCCTATCCGCCAGATCTGGATCTCCGCTCAGGCCACCAGCTTCAAGCTCGAGTGGAACGAGTCCGCCAACGCCTTCACCCTCCCCAGGACCGGCGAAGCCCTCAAGCCGCTCACCCAACGCCTGCTCCGCGAACATCTCGGCGACGACGCCATCACCCTGCCCTGA
- a CDS encoding glycosyltransferase family 2 protein, whose amino-acid sequence MPVTLSVAIITLNEEANLARTLSSVAFADEVIIVDSGSSDRTLEIAHSFPHVKVFSESWKGFAAQKNSAIEKCTGTWVLSLDADEELTPELQNEIRLLLPGNPSADAYMLRRRNLFLGRWIKRGGYYPDPKLRLFRNHSANFAPATRFTDRPVHETIAFDGRLETLNHDLIHHAYPTIEGYIEHMDRYSTLGAEILVAKGTTSRSWPAFFFNMRVVPQLTFIWNFFFRLGFLDGREGLLLHAYHSTYTSWKYAKAWNAARKR is encoded by the coding sequence ATGCCAGTCACGCTCTCCGTAGCCATCATCACGCTCAACGAAGAGGCCAACCTCGCCCGAACACTTTCGAGCGTCGCCTTCGCCGATGAGGTCATCATCGTCGACTCTGGTTCCTCCGACCGCACACTCGAGATCGCGCACTCCTTCCCCCACGTCAAGGTCTTCTCCGAATCCTGGAAGGGCTTCGCCGCACAGAAAAACTCCGCCATCGAAAAGTGCACCGGTACCTGGGTACTCTCGCTCGACGCCGACGAAGAACTCACGCCCGAGCTCCAAAACGAGATCCGCCTGCTCCTACCCGGCAATCCCTCCGCCGACGCCTACATGCTCCGCCGACGCAACCTCTTCCTTGGCCGCTGGATCAAGCGTGGCGGCTACTACCCCGACCCCAAGCTGCGCCTCTTCCGCAACCACTCCGCCAACTTCGCCCCCGCCACCCGCTTCACCGACCGCCCCGTCCACGAGACCATCGCCTTCGACGGCCGCCTCGAAACCCTGAACCACGACCTCATCCACCATGCCTATCCCACCATCGAAGGCTACATCGAGCACATGGACCGCTACAGCACACTGGGCGCAGAAATCCTGGTCGCCAAAGGCACGACCAGCCGCTCCTGGCCCGCATTCTTCTTCAACATGCGCGTCGTCCCGCAGCTTACCTTCATCTGGAATTTCTTCTTCCGCCTCGGCTTCCTCGACGGCCGCGAGGGCCTACTGCTGCACGCCTACCACTCCACCTACACAAGCTGGAAATACGCCAAGGCCTGGAACGCCGCGCGCAAGCGCTAG
- a CDS encoding cobalamin B12-binding domain-containing protein yields MPTTAPIRVLVAKPGLDGHDRGAKVIARALRDAGMEVIYTGLRQTPEMIVSAAIQEDVDCIGLSILSGAHNVIVPRILDLLKAQHADDILVILGGTIPEEDIPALKQSGVRAIFGPGTPLETTIHFIRENIKPRKLAL; encoded by the coding sequence GTGCCAACCACCGCTCCCATCCGCGTCCTCGTCGCCAAGCCCGGCCTCGACGGTCACGACCGCGGCGCGAAAGTCATCGCCCGCGCACTGCGCGACGCCGGGATGGAGGTCATCTACACCGGTCTCCGCCAGACACCCGAGATGATCGTCTCCGCAGCCATTCAGGAAGACGTAGACTGCATCGGCCTGTCAATCCTGTCCGGCGCGCACAACGTCATCGTGCCTCGCATTCTCGATCTACTCAAAGCCCAACACGCCGACGACATCCTCGTCATCCTCGGCGGTACCATCCCTGAAGAAGACATCCCCGCACTCAAGCAAAGCGGCGTCCGAGCCATCTTCGGTCCAGGAACGCCGCTTGAAACCACCATCCACTTCATCCGCGAAAATATAAAGCCCCGCAAGCTCGCGCTGTAA
- a CDS encoding SDR family oxidoreductase translates to MSAVKKVALITGANRGLGLETARQLGKQGITVLLGARDLAKSETAAAALKKEGIDARAVKLDVGNAADYAAVAAQIEKEFGRLDILVNNAGIFLDSRGPNETSKTSQEILHKTFDTNFFDVVALTQALLPLVKKSAAGRIVNLSSILGSLTLHATKGSYVYDAKTFAYNASKAALNSFTIHLAHELAGTKIKVNSAHPGWVKTDMGGEGAQMEIVDGVKTSVELATLPEDGPTGGYFHMGKSLPW, encoded by the coding sequence ATGAGTGCTGTGAAGAAGGTTGCGCTGATTACGGGCGCGAACAGAGGGCTTGGACTGGAGACGGCGCGGCAGCTGGGCAAGCAGGGCATCACTGTGCTGCTGGGTGCGCGTGATTTGGCCAAAAGTGAGACTGCTGCGGCTGCGTTGAAAAAGGAAGGTATCGACGCGCGTGCGGTGAAGCTGGATGTGGGTAATGCTGCTGATTACGCGGCTGTGGCTGCGCAGATTGAGAAGGAGTTTGGCCGGCTCGACATTCTGGTGAATAACGCGGGAATCTTTCTGGACTCGCGCGGTCCGAACGAGACGAGCAAGACTTCGCAGGAGATTCTGCACAAGACGTTCGATACGAATTTCTTTGACGTGGTGGCGCTGACGCAGGCGCTGCTGCCGCTCGTGAAGAAGAGCGCGGCGGGGCGGATTGTGAACCTGTCTAGCATTCTGGGTTCGCTTACGCTTCATGCGACGAAGGGATCGTATGTCTACGATGCGAAGACGTTTGCGTATAACGCATCGAAGGCCGCGCTGAATTCGTTCACGATTCATCTGGCGCATGAGTTGGCAGGGACGAAGATCAAGGTGAACTCGGCGCATCCGGGCTGGGTGAAGACAGACATGGGCGGTGAGGGCGCGCAGATGGAGATCGTCGATGGGGTGAAGACCAGCGTGGAGCTGGCTACGCTGCCGGAGGATGGGCCGACGGGCGGGTACTTCCACATGGGAAAATCCTTGCCTTGGTAA
- a CDS encoding acyl-CoA thioesterase, which yields MSHKKHVCETRVRVRYAETDQMGVVYHANYLVWFEVGRVEFIRQLGLDYKSMEQDDGCGIAVVQVEARYRAPARYDDELVIETRLVAARGPVVRFGYRILRAKDGALLCEGESGHVVVGKDMKRAKLPQRYAERFAECLI from the coding sequence ATGAGCCATAAGAAGCATGTTTGCGAGACGCGGGTGCGTGTGCGCTATGCGGAGACGGACCAGATGGGCGTCGTGTATCACGCGAACTATCTGGTGTGGTTTGAGGTAGGCCGGGTGGAGTTTATCCGGCAACTGGGGCTGGATTACAAGTCGATGGAGCAGGATGACGGCTGCGGCATCGCCGTGGTGCAGGTGGAGGCGCGGTATCGTGCGCCTGCCCGGTATGACGATGAGCTGGTGATTGAGACGCGGCTTGTGGCTGCGCGCGGGCCGGTGGTGCGGTTTGGCTATCGGATTCTGCGCGCGAAGGATGGCGCGCTGCTTTGCGAGGGTGAGTCGGGCCATGTGGTTGTGGGCAAGGACATGAAGCGGGCAAAACTTCCTCAGCGGTATGCGGAACGTTTTGCTGAGTGTCTCATCTAA
- a CDS encoding enoyl-CoA hydratase/isomerase family protein yields MGVRLDYSTILVAEEDGVRTITLNRPERRNAMTPAMQDELLAAMDEAAVSDCRVVVFAGAGEAFCSGLDLSALQAMNDRSDAEHSADAERVARLFRSLYELPKPTIAMVHGAAVAGGTGLATICDFTLAVPGAKFGYTEVRIGFVPALVSAFLTLQVGEKRARDLLLTGRLFSAEEAHRVGLVNEVVQPENLRARVVELADALKLNSPASMAATKRLLAAQNKAWLDRAIELAMAANADSRGTADFREGVAAFLEKRKPVWKG; encoded by the coding sequence TTGGGGGTTCGTTTGGATTACTCGACGATTCTGGTTGCGGAAGAGGATGGGGTTCGGACGATTACGCTGAATCGTCCGGAGCGGCGCAATGCGATGACGCCTGCGATGCAGGATGAGCTGCTTGCTGCGATGGATGAGGCGGCGGTGAGTGATTGTCGCGTGGTTGTGTTTGCCGGCGCGGGCGAGGCTTTTTGTTCGGGGCTTGATCTGAGTGCATTGCAGGCGATGAATGATAGGTCGGACGCGGAACATAGCGCTGATGCGGAGCGGGTGGCGCGGCTGTTTCGCTCGCTGTATGAGTTGCCGAAGCCAACGATTGCGATGGTGCATGGTGCAGCGGTTGCCGGAGGAACGGGGCTGGCGACGATCTGCGACTTCACGCTGGCTGTGCCTGGGGCGAAGTTTGGATATACCGAGGTGAGGATCGGATTTGTGCCGGCGCTGGTGTCGGCATTCCTGACGCTGCAGGTTGGAGAGAAGCGTGCGCGGGACCTGCTGCTGACGGGGAGGTTGTTTTCTGCTGAAGAGGCGCATCGTGTGGGGTTGGTGAATGAGGTCGTGCAGCCGGAGAATCTGCGGGCGCGTGTGGTGGAACTGGCTGACGCGCTGAAGCTAAACAGTCCGGCTTCGATGGCAGCGACGAAGCGGTTGTTGGCAGCGCAGAACAAGGCCTGGCTCGACCGGGCGATTGAGCTGGCGATGGCGGCGAATGCGGATTCGCGTGGGACGGCGGATTTTCGCGAGGGTGTGGCGGCGTTTCTGGAGAAGCGCAAGCCGGTGTGGAAAGGCTGA
- a CDS encoding hydroxymethylglutaryl-CoA lyase: MVKIIECPRDAWQGLPKNMPAEIKADYLRVLIAAGFKHIDAVSFVSRTAVPQMADSELVLEYLDPPDDVEIIGIVVNEKGAERAVKTGSVQTLGFPYSVSAEFLKRNQNQTPEESLDELEKIGTMAYKAGLDVVAYISMAFGNPYGEAWDIDEVVSACDLLADNGVKQISLADTVGLATPKQVADLVADVMAVHDELEVGVHLHARPDGAAALIASAYGAGCRRFDAAIGGLGGCPFAQDALVGNVPTELLIAELKALGAELEPLRPLDGLIAASEEIARKYGERVQ, encoded by the coding sequence GTGGTCAAGATCATCGAATGCCCGCGGGATGCGTGGCAGGGGCTGCCTAAGAATATGCCTGCCGAGATCAAGGCGGACTATCTGCGGGTGTTGATTGCGGCGGGGTTCAAGCATATTGATGCGGTGAGCTTTGTTTCGCGGACGGCGGTGCCGCAGATGGCGGACTCGGAGCTGGTGCTTGAGTATCTCGATCCTCCCGATGATGTCGAGATCATCGGCATTGTGGTGAATGAGAAGGGCGCTGAGCGGGCGGTGAAGACCGGCAGCGTGCAGACGCTGGGGTTTCCTTATTCGGTGTCGGCGGAGTTTTTAAAGCGCAATCAGAACCAGACGCCTGAGGAGTCGCTGGATGAGCTGGAGAAGATTGGCACGATGGCGTATAAGGCTGGGTTGGATGTGGTGGCGTATATCTCGATGGCATTCGGCAACCCGTATGGCGAGGCGTGGGACATTGATGAGGTGGTCTCGGCATGTGACCTGCTGGCCGACAATGGCGTGAAGCAGATTTCGCTGGCCGACACCGTGGGGCTGGCTACTCCGAAGCAGGTAGCTGATTTGGTGGCCGATGTGATGGCTGTGCACGATGAGCTGGAGGTTGGTGTGCATCTTCATGCGCGGCCGGATGGTGCGGCCGCTTTGATCGCGTCGGCGTATGGCGCCGGGTGCAGACGGTTCGATGCGGCGATTGGCGGGCTGGGCGGGTGTCCGTTTGCGCAGGATGCGCTGGTGGGGAATGTGCCGACGGAGTTGTTAATTGCTGAGCTGAAGGCGCTGGGCGCCGAGCTGGAGCCGTTGAGACCGCTGGATGGTTTGATTGCGGCGAGCGAGGAGATTGCGCGGAAGTATGGGGAGCGGGTGCAATAG